A DNA window from Setaria viridis chromosome 2, Setaria_viridis_v4.0, whole genome shotgun sequence contains the following coding sequences:
- the LOC140221984 gene encoding non-specific lipid-transfer protein 2-like → MAAAGWSPVAVAAVVVVALLSSSRCAATAAASSWPLTYAGSSSPSTSLDCGTMTSLLAGCRAFVRRGEAASSPSAPAPGAACCEGVAELYAVAADSADNWRSVCGCMAALVRRYSSNASAIALLPVLCGVLPPAGRTARDTLTCCTRYQHT, encoded by the coding sequence ATGGCGGCCGCGGGGTGGTCTCCTGTAGCCGTGGCCGCCGTGGTCGTCGTCGCCCTGCTATCTTCATCACGGTGCGCCGCGACGGCTGCGGCCAGCAGTTGGCCACTAACGTACGCGGgctcgtcctcgccgtcgacgtcgcTGGACTGCGGCACGATGACGTCGCTGCTGGCGGGCTGCAGGGCCTTCGTCCGCCGCGGCGAGGccgcgtcctcgccgtccgcgccggcgcccggcgcggcgTGCTGCGAGGGCGTGGCGGAGCTCTACGCCGTGGCGGCGGACTCCGCGGACAACTGGCGGTCGGTGTGCGGGTGCATGGCGGCGCTCGTGCGGCGCTACAGCTCCAACGCGTCCGCTATCGCGCTGCTGCCGGTGCTCTGCGGCGTCCTGCCGCCCGCCGGGCGCACCGCCCGCGACACCCTCACGTGCTGCACAAGGTACCAGCACACGTGA